In Micromonospora purpureochromogenes, a single window of DNA contains:
- a CDS encoding helix-turn-helix domain-containing protein, translated as MGQTPRALQPSLSERHFFGAELRRLRERANLSQARLGTMIRFSADLVRRVETADRFPSREFVEACDKALATGGSLMRLLPLLDKNRTSEGKPTASPAGGGGLSSVLSGRPAETSGLAEMVARVPFQPGVLDRAALDWLNAPAGPRVPVAGRPGSPDQVDDEDLHSVETALAMFRQLDHTHGAGRVHAQVQRYVEGELNRLLANTPISEAVGRHLYTLAAGFFELCGYQAVDIGAHGLAQRRYLRALRLTEAADDRLYGSYLLAVNIGHLALHCGHPEPARRMALTAVRGSEAQATPAVAAALHAVVARTHARLGREGDCLTHLDVAERQLARSRLEDEPAWIRYFDAAYLADEIAHCFHDLGRPQQTQRHLGDALNALSPTHVRRLAIDTALLASSLAAAGRIDEACATAREAVDYAARTTSHRCLQRIVEVQADLEPYRCEPEVREFGEYVRHRLPLAAV; from the coding sequence ATGGGCCAGACCCCGCGGGCGCTCCAGCCGTCCCTGTCCGAGCGCCACTTCTTCGGCGCCGAACTGCGTCGGCTCCGCGAACGCGCCAATCTCTCGCAGGCGCGGCTGGGCACCATGATCCGTTTCAGTGCCGATCTGGTGCGTCGTGTGGAGACGGCCGACCGGTTCCCCTCCCGAGAGTTCGTCGAGGCCTGCGACAAGGCGCTGGCGACCGGCGGCTCCCTGATGCGCCTGCTGCCGCTGCTCGACAAGAACCGGACCAGCGAAGGCAAGCCGACCGCCTCACCAGCCGGTGGCGGCGGCCTCAGCAGCGTGCTGTCCGGTCGTCCGGCAGAAACGTCGGGGCTGGCCGAGATGGTCGCTCGGGTTCCGTTCCAACCTGGTGTCCTGGATCGCGCCGCTCTGGACTGGCTGAACGCTCCGGCGGGACCCCGGGTGCCCGTGGCCGGACGACCCGGTTCGCCTGACCAGGTTGACGATGAGGATCTTCACTCGGTGGAGACCGCTCTGGCGATGTTCCGGCAGTTGGACCACACCCACGGCGCCGGACGAGTCCATGCCCAGGTGCAGCGGTATGTCGAAGGCGAACTGAATCGGCTGCTGGCAAACACTCCCATCTCCGAGGCTGTTGGTCGGCACCTCTACACCCTGGCGGCGGGATTCTTCGAGTTGTGTGGCTACCAGGCGGTCGACATCGGCGCTCATGGCCTCGCGCAGCGCCGCTACCTTCGCGCTCTGCGTCTGACGGAAGCTGCCGATGACCGCCTGTACGGCAGCTACCTGCTCGCCGTGAATATTGGCCACCTCGCGCTGCACTGCGGGCACCCTGAGCCGGCACGGCGCATGGCGTTGACGGCGGTGAGAGGAAGCGAAGCCCAGGCGACGCCTGCTGTGGCAGCCGCGCTGCACGCGGTGGTGGCGCGTACGCACGCCCGCCTTGGGCGCGAGGGCGACTGCCTGACCCACCTCGACGTCGCGGAGAGGCAACTGGCCCGCAGCAGGCTCGAGGACGAGCCGGCGTGGATCCGGTACTTCGACGCGGCGTACCTCGCCGACGAGATCGCGCACTGCTTCCACGACCTGGGCCGACCGCAGCAGACCCAGCGGCACCTGGGCGACGCCCTCAACGCGCTGAGCCCCACCCATGTCCGGCGGCTCGCCATCGACACCGCGCTCCTGGCCTCGTCCCTGGCCGCTGCCGGCCGCATCGACGAAGCCTGCGCCACCGCACGCGAGGCAGTTGACTACGCCGCACGAACCACCTCACACCGCTGCCTGCAGCGCATCGTCGAGGTACAGGCCGACCTCGAGCCCTACCGGTGCGAGCCGGAGGTCCGCGAGTTCGGCGAGTACGTGCGTCACCGACTACCGCTGGCCGCTGTGTAA
- a CDS encoding alpha/beta hydrolase family protein — MYFVSDRSGWWNLYRWDGLKVEAVAPIAGECAAEPWELGYASYGFLDDGRIVVAVQEGPRHRLVVIEPGGTVRPVDLPYTSIKPYLAVRGRTVALIGSSPTAAPQVALVHLAGADPQVEVLARSEHAALDGARVSTPTELRVRVASDREVLALVYPPTGSAADWRAPVIVRAHPGPTASCLLRLDWQTQFFTSRGFAVVDVDYLGSTGYGRAFRESLYGRWGLDDVDDCAAVAVHLLSTGRAAPGQVFIRGASAGGYTALHAVAQDGPFAAATAVSAIVDPDRWAETVPRFQRAHAMRLRGGAGRVRAAAVQRPVLLIHGTADEVAVVEDVRELADELTSLGMAPEVLLLPDVGHYVAASRRAGAALEAELAHYRSVMADAANGHGGYTAASGSR, encoded by the coding sequence TTGTACTTCGTGTCGGACCGCAGTGGCTGGTGGAACCTCTACCGGTGGGACGGCCTCAAGGTGGAGGCGGTGGCACCGATCGCGGGTGAGTGCGCCGCGGAGCCATGGGAGCTGGGTTACGCGTCGTACGGCTTCCTCGACGACGGTCGGATCGTCGTGGCGGTGCAGGAGGGGCCGCGACACCGCCTTGTCGTCATCGAGCCCGGCGGCACTGTCCGCCCGGTCGACCTCCCGTACACGTCGATCAAGCCGTACCTGGCCGTTCGAGGGAGGACGGTGGCGTTGATCGGATCGTCACCGACCGCAGCCCCGCAGGTAGCGCTTGTGCACCTAGCTGGTGCCGATCCCCAGGTGGAGGTGCTTGCCAGGTCGGAGCACGCCGCACTCGACGGGGCGCGAGTATCGACGCCGACGGAGCTGCGCGTTCGAGTGGCGAGTGATCGGGAGGTGCTTGCCCTGGTCTATCCGCCGACGGGCTCGGCGGCGGACTGGCGGGCACCGGTGATCGTCCGGGCGCATCCCGGGCCTACCGCCTCCTGCCTGCTGCGCCTGGACTGGCAGACGCAGTTCTTCACCAGTCGCGGGTTCGCCGTCGTTGATGTCGACTACCTGGGTAGCACCGGATACGGCCGGGCGTTCCGGGAATCGCTGTACGGCCGGTGGGGTCTCGACGACGTCGATGACTGCGCGGCGGTGGCGGTTCACCTGCTGTCGACCGGGCGGGCGGCGCCCGGGCAGGTGTTCATCCGTGGTGCCAGCGCCGGCGGATACACCGCGTTGCACGCGGTGGCACAGGACGGCCCGTTCGCCGCAGCCACCGCCGTGTCGGCGATCGTGGATCCTGACCGGTGGGCGGAGACGGTGCCGCGGTTCCAGCGGGCGCACGCGATGCGGCTGCGAGGTGGTGCCGGCCGGGTCCGTGCCGCCGCTGTCCAGCGGCCGGTGCTGCTCATTCATGGCACCGCCGACGAGGTGGCCGTGGTCGAGGATGTGCGCGAACTCGCCGACGAGTTGACGTCTCTCGGCATGGCGCCGGAGGTCTTGCTCCTTCCTGATGTCGGTCACTACGTGGCGGCGTCCCGTCGAGCGGGTGCGGCGCTGGAGGCAGAGCTGGCTCACTACCGCTCGGTGATGGCGGATGCGGCCAACGGTCACGGGGGTTACACAGCGGCCAGCGGTAGTCGGTGA
- a CDS encoding calcium-binding protein, with amino-acid sequence MGALSRAELDALVDEATVDAYNDDEQLTGLYTLIEEHLAVPFTTRVLGVEVVVRRVDLRHGAVVAVCHRGRVRQAIGILDLPLPEPSPAGTEWVEADRHWVNG; translated from the coding sequence GTGGGTGCACTCAGCCGGGCCGAGTTGGACGCGTTGGTCGACGAGGCGACGGTCGACGCCTACAACGATGACGAGCAGTTGACCGGCCTGTACACGCTAATCGAGGAGCACCTGGCGGTGCCGTTCACGACACGGGTTCTGGGTGTTGAGGTGGTGGTGCGGCGGGTTGACCTGCGCCACGGCGCAGTGGTTGCGGTCTGCCACCGAGGGCGAGTCCGTCAGGCGATCGGCATCCTCGATCTTCCACTGCCGGAGCCGTCACCGGCCGGCACGGAGTGGGTCGAGGCGGACCGGCACTGGGTGAACGGATGA
- a CDS encoding serine/threonine-protein kinase, whose protein sequence is MSDLPLASAFTVFDGHDSGCLSYGVESGGRRWFVKKATTPQARLSLDRAIRLHAAVEHVAIVRPERVLDGPDGLTLVYPWHDGNVLNHATRNGSDRTALARFQRLPLPEVAAAVDAILDAHVAVTAAGFVAVDLYDGCLLYDFDARRMRLIDLDEYRLGPFVLDADRLPGSRRYMAPEEFVRGAVIDQRTTVYTLGRAIHQLLDSPDGWRGSPAQEMLTTRATRAMPADRYPDVASLTAAWRSTWTP, encoded by the coding sequence ATGTCCGACCTGCCGCTCGCGTCCGCGTTCACGGTCTTCGACGGGCATGATTCCGGCTGCTTGTCCTACGGCGTCGAGTCCGGCGGGCGTCGCTGGTTCGTGAAGAAGGCCACCACGCCGCAGGCCCGGCTTTCGCTGGACCGGGCTATCCGCCTGCACGCGGCGGTTGAGCACGTGGCGATCGTCCGTCCCGAGCGGGTCCTCGACGGTCCCGACGGGCTGACACTGGTGTACCCGTGGCACGACGGCAACGTGCTCAACCACGCCACCCGGAACGGCTCGGACCGTACCGCGCTGGCCCGTTTCCAGCGGCTTCCGCTTCCGGAGGTCGCGGCGGCTGTCGACGCGATCCTCGACGCGCACGTGGCCGTCACGGCTGCGGGCTTCGTAGCCGTCGATCTGTACGACGGCTGCCTTCTGTACGACTTCGACGCCCGCCGGATGCGACTGATCGACCTGGACGAGTACCGACTCGGACCTTTCGTCCTCGACGCCGACCGTCTCCCCGGCTCGCGCCGATACATGGCCCCCGAAGAGTTCGTCCGCGGCGCGGTCATCGATCAGCGCACCACCGTGTACACCCTCGGCCGCGCGATCCACCAGCTGCTCGACTCCCCCGACGGCTGGCGGGGATCCCCGGCGCAGGAGATGCTGACGACGCGCGCGACCCGCGCGATGCCCGCCGACCGGTACCCCGACGTGGCGAGCCTGACGGCGGCGTGGCGCTCCACGTGGACGCCGTAA
- a CDS encoding NUDIX domain-containing protein, translating into MTRRYASSGAVVATEDLSSPHILLLDQIRKTGERQTVAPKGRLEPGEAPLHAAKREVAEEAGLTDTHYSAYLGQEAYRFTDNDGTPAAKTVDWFLFTTATTATTPARDEGFVQARWLDALAARQAASHPQFQQMLDRALAVITWRAAHPLPFSRTLSRLVNQVAAEAQAAIAGHPDAGVGLCGSAARGDFIEGWSDVDFIAWNLPPTSAAATALHEIVSEAAQRHGPRASLHLADSHGGDARRLGPLYDMKMHSVVRRVGLDTAVIAGAAPTPTTSPELTDLAGDLAVLHEFAVTRLAASHRTGSEREDTARRVLSVLSSAGRLLVTRRAPEVGLRLPDVIEALRDRPDSQLRLLLGDYDAYRRAGASDIEQAERLAARVPGALAATKRVIEQSASR; encoded by the coding sequence ATGACTCGTCGATACGCCTCCTCCGGTGCCGTCGTCGCAACCGAGGACCTCAGCTCCCCTCACATCCTGCTCCTCGATCAGATCCGCAAGACCGGTGAACGACAGACCGTCGCCCCCAAGGGCCGACTGGAGCCGGGCGAGGCGCCACTTCATGCAGCCAAAAGGGAGGTGGCCGAGGAAGCCGGACTAACCGACACGCACTACAGCGCGTATCTCGGGCAGGAGGCATACAGGTTCACCGACAACGACGGCACACCAGCCGCGAAGACCGTCGACTGGTTCCTATTCACGACAGCCACCACCGCCACGACGCCGGCCCGGGACGAAGGCTTCGTCCAGGCCCGCTGGCTCGACGCTCTCGCCGCCCGGCAGGCCGCCAGCCATCCCCAGTTCCAGCAGATGCTGGATCGCGCCCTTGCCGTCATCACCTGGCGTGCCGCTCATCCCCTGCCGTTCAGCCGGACACTCAGCCGCCTGGTCAACCAGGTGGCAGCAGAGGCTCAGGCCGCCATCGCTGGACATCCGGATGCCGGAGTCGGGTTGTGTGGATCCGCGGCACGAGGAGACTTTATCGAGGGCTGGAGCGACGTCGACTTCATCGCCTGGAACCTGCCCCCCACGTCGGCCGCCGCCACGGCGCTCCACGAGATCGTCAGCGAAGCGGCCCAACGCCACGGTCCTCGCGCGTCCCTGCACCTCGCCGACAGCCACGGGGGCGACGCCCGTCGCCTCGGCCCGCTGTACGACATGAAAATGCATTCGGTGGTGCGCCGCGTAGGGCTCGACACCGCCGTGATCGCAGGTGCTGCCCCTACCCCCACCACCTCTCCAGAACTGACCGACCTCGCTGGTGACCTTGCCGTACTGCACGAGTTCGCCGTCACCCGTCTGGCCGCGAGCCACCGCACAGGATCGGAACGCGAGGACACCGCACGCCGGGTGTTGTCCGTCCTGTCGAGCGCCGGTCGGCTGCTCGTCACACGCCGAGCGCCAGAAGTAGGCCTGCGGCTTCCCGACGTGATCGAGGCGCTACGCGACCGGCCCGACAGCCAGCTCAGACTGCTCCTCGGGGACTACGACGCCTACCGCCGCGCAGGCGCAAGCGACATAGAGCAGGCCGAGCGGCTCGCCGCCCGCGTGCCGGGTGCGCTCGCGGCCACGAAACGCGTGATCGAACAGTCGGCATCCCGATGA
- a CDS encoding class I SAM-dependent methyltransferase — protein MTTTHGGITEIDYAAMIRALNQIHYAGETSFYDTAPLRPCEEALYHRLDAGARILDVGCGAGRVTRAITALGGSIAGVDINEATLAAARVACPNGTFVLGSMNALPLPADSFDQVWCLRFSFNALATEAERVETLHEMWRVCAPGGTVLVETFNWHYAGRFGLVRIANLLDLAARAARWRGQRLTGSRPLPTRDIIYLANKASGAAPGYAHLTTAQELYLLAAACGIRQYATVTSEEGVVSTPAPPVRGRHRRYSMWLVLRKPGER, from the coding sequence ATGACGACTACCCACGGCGGTATCACCGAGATCGACTACGCGGCCATGATTCGCGCGCTGAACCAGATCCACTACGCGGGTGAGACGTCGTTCTACGACACCGCACCGCTGCGTCCCTGCGAGGAGGCGCTCTACCACCGGCTCGACGCGGGAGCGCGGATCCTCGATGTGGGGTGCGGTGCCGGTCGTGTGACCCGGGCGATAACCGCACTGGGTGGCAGCATCGCCGGCGTCGACATCAACGAGGCCACCTTGGCCGCTGCCCGGGTCGCGTGCCCGAACGGCACCTTCGTGCTCGGCAGCATGAACGCCCTGCCGCTACCGGCAGACAGCTTCGACCAGGTGTGGTGCCTCCGCTTCTCCTTCAACGCGCTGGCCACCGAGGCCGAGCGGGTGGAGACCCTGCACGAGATGTGGCGGGTGTGCGCCCCGGGAGGCACCGTCCTGGTGGAGACGTTCAACTGGCACTACGCCGGCCGGTTCGGGCTTGTTCGTATCGCCAACCTGCTGGACCTGGCCGCGCGCGCTGCGCGATGGCGGGGGCAGCGTCTGACCGGCTCACGGCCGCTGCCCACGCGCGACATCATCTATCTCGCCAACAAGGCCAGCGGAGCGGCGCCCGGCTACGCCCACCTCACCACCGCCCAGGAGCTGTATCTCCTCGCGGCAGCGTGCGGCATCCGGCAGTACGCGACCGTGACATCGGAGGAGGGTGTCGTGTCGACCCCGGCGCCCCCGGTGCGCGGCAGACACCGTCGGTACTCGATGTGGCTCGTCCTCCGTAAGCCCGGGGAGCGGTGA
- a CDS encoding nucleotidyltransferase domain-containing protein, which translates to MSQRRPAEAPLPPLRREAAPLTAVVEARAAWLAATVDVLQQRRFVDAAWLVGSLGRGSADPYSDVDLVVAVDDTTPQDVFDDPVAGLRLPGPALFTRGKPRNAPAGGGYLTACVELATLPVLVDLYLWPTATAALPADGRLLLHRTPPPPRTDLAFMPLLDRHRTPDTTGADPNHPASFLMLVQLAAKYLARGDQPRHAAITRHLDLPSGADTVMLRQILDERIEPAAARQLRPAIAAAHRLLDLVDTVIGGALPRDDPS; encoded by the coding sequence ATGAGTCAGCGCAGGCCCGCCGAGGCGCCATTGCCGCCCCTGCGGAGGGAAGCTGCGCCGTTGACAGCCGTGGTTGAAGCCCGTGCGGCCTGGCTCGCTGCCACCGTCGACGTGCTACAGCAGCGGCGATTCGTGGACGCGGCATGGCTCGTGGGATCCCTCGGGCGCGGCAGCGCCGACCCGTACAGCGACGTCGACCTCGTCGTGGCCGTCGACGACACCACACCGCAGGACGTATTCGATGACCCGGTCGCCGGCCTGCGGTTGCCCGGCCCGGCGCTGTTCACCAGAGGCAAACCCCGCAACGCCCCAGCCGGCGGCGGCTACCTGACCGCGTGCGTCGAGCTGGCCACCTTGCCCGTCCTGGTCGATCTTTACCTGTGGCCCACCGCCACCGCCGCCCTCCCCGCCGACGGTCGGCTCCTGCTGCACCGCACGCCACCACCGCCGCGCACCGACTTGGCGTTCATGCCGCTACTGGACCGGCACCGCACCCCGGACACCACCGGCGCCGACCCGAACCACCCGGCCAGCTTTCTGATGCTGGTGCAGCTGGCCGCCAAGTACCTCGCCCGCGGTGACCAACCACGCCATGCCGCCATCACCCGACATCTGGATCTTCCATCCGGCGCCGACACCGTCATGCTGCGGCAGATCCTCGACGAGCGCATCGAACCGGCCGCCGCCCGGCAGTTGCGTCCCGCCATCGCCGCGGCCCACCGCCTCCTCGACCTTGTCGACACCGTCATCGGCGGCGCACTGCCGCGGGACGACCCCTCGTGA
- a CDS encoding contact-dependent growth inhibition system immunity protein — protein sequence MTTIEQLEREISPDPGPNATSLARRCTDLRRKPLVELTVEDLRIMLGQEIGVPALLPRAVQVLLHDPLAKGDYYPGDLLSNVLQLPDTAWSGLQAERKRLASVLAELVAGPPFSDPDLRPRDPDRLLRDTMVRFLGR from the coding sequence GTGACGACGATCGAGCAGCTTGAGCGGGAGATTTCGCCCGATCCCGGTCCGAACGCCACCTCCCTCGCCAGGCGCTGTACCGACCTGCGACGTAAGCCATTGGTTGAGCTCACGGTCGAAGATCTGCGCATCATGCTCGGGCAAGAAATTGGAGTGCCCGCCTTGCTGCCTCGTGCGGTACAAGTCCTGCTCCACGATCCGTTGGCTAAGGGCGACTACTACCCCGGCGACCTGCTTTCCAACGTGCTGCAACTACCTGACACGGCGTGGTCGGGCCTACAAGCGGAGCGGAAGCGGCTGGCCTCTGTTTTGGCTGAGCTCGTTGCCGGTCCCCCGTTCTCCGACCCTGACCTTCGGCCTCGCGACCCGGACCGGCTTCTCCGTGACACCATGGTGCGGTTTCTTGGTCGATGA
- a CDS encoding DEAD/DEAH box helicase — MLRAELAALRADVARLLPLAAGATTQDQPVASRSAGAAERLAMERVALFRSLFVGRDDVYAQRWEKDGRKGWYPQLERVPGQTWQEAKEARRYRPLTDAVLHDHLSGRISIGLYPMLADDSCRLLVCDFDGEQWQLDAQAYVQAADTAGVPTAVEVSRSGQGAHVWVFFSEPVPALEARALGFGLLREAMAVRGELGLDSYDRFFPAQDHLPAKGEGLGNLIALPLQKQCRDVGTTVFVDPETFTPYPDQWAILAGVGRLGLADVRQLVAELRPVAVGPEAVLFRSALRPEVAAPAVVHAEWAGMLAIRRAGLPASLLASLKHAASLANPEFYKNENLRLSNWNTPRFVRCYTEDLEFLYLPRAMADKAADLVAQAGSRLDITDRRADPPPIDVTFTATLRDRQPAAVADLARHEHGVLEAPPGSGKTVMGCALIAHHRTPTLVLVDRAPLMDQWRDRLTAVLDVEPAQIGQIGGGKTKPTGYIDLAMIQTVARMDDAAQRLGGYGLVIVDEAHHAGAPTIEKAVRRIPARRWVGLTATAYRRDGLGPVIFMHCGPKRHTIPMIDKGDPEALHRGLHIHHTDFALPADADTTKPGAITSVVFGGLVADDTRNEQVSQDVHAALARGRNCLVLTRQTAHVEALGQRLRDLGHEPHLLYATRKAKDLKQVLAFLANPPADGPPLLVVATDKYVGEGYDCPKLDTLFLAHPVAFKGSMVQYVGRILRAHPGKTTVEVHDYVDERVGVLAAMWRKRSRSYTQLGFTAIAGSGS; from the coding sequence GTGCTTCGCGCGGAGCTGGCCGCCTTGCGAGCTGACGTTGCTCGGCTGCTGCCGCTGGCCGCTGGTGCGACGACTCAGGATCAGCCGGTCGCCAGCCGATCGGCCGGTGCTGCGGAGCGGCTCGCGATGGAGCGGGTGGCGTTGTTCCGCTCCCTGTTCGTCGGGCGCGACGACGTGTACGCCCAGCGGTGGGAGAAGGATGGCCGCAAGGGCTGGTACCCGCAGTTGGAGCGGGTGCCGGGGCAGACGTGGCAGGAGGCGAAGGAGGCCCGCCGGTACCGTCCGTTGACCGACGCGGTGCTGCACGACCACCTGTCCGGGCGGATCAGCATCGGGCTGTACCCGATGCTGGCCGATGACTCGTGTCGGCTTCTCGTCTGTGATTTCGATGGCGAGCAGTGGCAGCTCGACGCCCAGGCGTACGTCCAGGCCGCCGACACCGCCGGCGTTCCGACGGCGGTCGAGGTTTCCCGCTCGGGGCAGGGCGCGCATGTGTGGGTCTTCTTCTCTGAGCCGGTGCCGGCGCTGGAGGCGCGGGCGTTGGGGTTCGGGTTGCTGCGTGAGGCGATGGCTGTCCGCGGGGAGCTCGGGTTGGACAGTTACGACCGGTTCTTCCCTGCGCAGGACCATCTGCCGGCGAAGGGTGAGGGGCTGGGCAACCTGATCGCGTTGCCGTTGCAGAAGCAGTGCCGCGACGTCGGAACGACGGTCTTCGTAGACCCGGAGACGTTCACCCCGTACCCCGATCAGTGGGCGATTCTCGCGGGTGTCGGCCGCCTTGGCCTGGCCGACGTACGGCAATTGGTCGCGGAGTTGCGGCCGGTTGCGGTCGGCCCGGAAGCGGTGTTGTTCCGGTCGGCGCTGCGTCCCGAAGTGGCGGCGCCGGCCGTGGTTCATGCCGAGTGGGCGGGGATGCTCGCGATCCGCCGGGCCGGGCTGCCCGCGTCGCTGCTGGCTTCGCTCAAGCACGCCGCGTCGTTGGCCAACCCGGAGTTCTACAAGAACGAGAACCTGCGGTTGTCGAACTGGAACACTCCGCGTTTCGTGCGCTGCTACACGGAGGATCTGGAGTTCCTGTACCTGCCTCGGGCGATGGCGGACAAGGCCGCCGATCTGGTGGCGCAGGCCGGCAGCCGGCTGGACATCACCGACCGGCGCGCAGACCCGCCGCCCATCGACGTGACGTTCACCGCGACGTTGCGCGACCGTCAGCCCGCTGCGGTCGCCGATCTCGCCCGTCACGAGCATGGCGTGCTGGAAGCCCCGCCGGGATCAGGTAAGACCGTCATGGGCTGCGCGCTGATCGCGCACCACCGCACGCCTACCCTCGTGTTGGTGGATCGGGCTCCGCTGATGGACCAGTGGCGGGACCGCCTCACTGCCGTCCTCGACGTCGAGCCTGCTCAAATCGGGCAGATCGGCGGCGGGAAGACCAAGCCCACCGGGTACATCGACCTGGCCATGATCCAGACCGTCGCGCGCATGGATGACGCCGCGCAGCGGCTGGGCGGGTACGGGCTGGTCATCGTCGACGAAGCCCATCATGCGGGCGCACCCACCATCGAGAAGGCAGTCCGCCGCATCCCCGCCCGCCGATGGGTCGGCCTGACCGCCACCGCCTACCGCCGCGACGGTCTCGGGCCGGTCATTTTCATGCACTGCGGCCCGAAGCGGCACACGATCCCGATGATCGACAAGGGTGACCCGGAGGCGCTGCACCGTGGCCTGCACATCCACCACACCGACTTCGCGTTGCCCGCCGACGCCGACACCACCAAGCCCGGGGCGATCACCTCGGTGGTGTTCGGCGGCCTGGTCGCCGACGACACCCGCAACGAGCAGGTCAGCCAGGACGTACACGCCGCCCTCGCCCGCGGCCGCAACTGCCTGGTCCTGACCCGGCAGACCGCCCACGTCGAAGCCCTCGGGCAGCGGCTACGCGACCTCGGCCACGAGCCCCACCTGCTTTACGCCACCCGCAAGGCCAAAGACCTCAAGCAGGTACTCGCCTTCCTCGCCAACCCGCCCGCCGACGGACCACCACTGCTGGTTGTGGCGACCGACAAGTACGTCGGTGAAGGCTACGACTGCCCGAAGCTGGACACACTGTTCCTGGCCCATCCCGTCGCGTTCAAGGGCAGCATGGTGCAGTACGTCGGCCGGATCCTGCGCGCCCACCCCGGCAAGACCACCGTCGAGGTCCACGACTACGTCGACGAACGCGTCGGGGTCCTTGCCGCCATGTGGCGCAAGCGATCCCGGTCCTACACCCAACTCGGCTTCACCGCCATCGCCGGCAGTGGCAGCTGA
- a CDS encoding SDR family NAD(P)-dependent oxidoreductase: MEHETVPSALIVTGAGRGIGLATVRAITSRGLPVYGLDIHVPADVPRGDQGPSWHDVDVADEQQVRSFFADHVKPGSLGGLVNCAGAVERTSIIDADVAEWERMLAVNLSSAFLVIREFVAYAAAPAAIVNVSSVNAHFGHLERLGYAVAKGGVEALTRVTARQLADRGIRVNTVVPGAIATQMTPDKAAGHRCLLRRCGEPEEVADAITFLLSPRASYITGSTLHVDGGLGLR; the protein is encoded by the coding sequence GTGGAGCACGAGACAGTTCCATCCGCCCTGATCGTGACGGGTGCCGGGCGGGGTATCGGGCTCGCCACCGTGCGAGCGATCACGAGCAGGGGCCTCCCCGTGTACGGGCTCGATATTCATGTGCCCGCAGACGTTCCACGCGGAGACCAGGGCCCTTCCTGGCACGACGTTGACGTCGCGGACGAGCAGCAGGTGCGGTCGTTCTTCGCCGATCACGTCAAGCCGGGATCGTTGGGTGGGCTGGTGAACTGCGCGGGAGCGGTGGAGCGCACCTCGATCATCGATGCGGACGTCGCGGAGTGGGAGCGGATGCTCGCGGTCAATCTGAGCTCCGCTTTCCTGGTGATCCGTGAGTTCGTCGCGTACGCCGCCGCTCCTGCCGCCATCGTCAACGTAAGTTCCGTCAACGCCCACTTCGGGCACCTGGAGCGACTCGGGTACGCGGTCGCCAAAGGCGGCGTGGAGGCGCTCACCCGAGTGACCGCCCGGCAACTGGCCGACCGAGGCATCCGCGTCAACACGGTCGTGCCGGGCGCGATCGCCACACAGATGACCCCCGACAAGGCCGCCGGTCACCGCTGCCTTCTCAGGCGCTGCGGTGAACCGGAAGAGGTGGCGGACGCGATCACCTTTCTGCTGTCGCCGAGGGCGTCGTACATCACCGGCAGCACGCTGCACGTCGACGGAGGACTGGGACTGCGATGA